A stretch of the Methylacidiphilum caldifontis genome encodes the following:
- a CDS encoding HU family DNA-binding protein → MGNLTRRDLVVKVSTKTGLPQQEVAKVFEEILDVFMEVFKKKETIELRNFGVFEVTLRKARIGRNPRNPERDILIPPRAVVRFKPGKEVKGILNAITKDLLKEEEAKKKKKA, encoded by the coding sequence ATGGGGAATTTGACAAGAAGAGATTTGGTTGTCAAGGTTTCAACGAAAACAGGTTTGCCGCAGCAAGAGGTAGCTAAGGTCTTTGAGGAGATTCTTGACGTATTTATGGAGGTATTTAAGAAAAAAGAAACAATCGAGCTGCGCAATTTTGGGGTTTTTGAAGTGACTTTGAGAAAGGCCCGAATTGGCAGGAACCCAAGAAATCCAGAGCGAGACATCCTTATACCTCCAAGGGCTGTAGTTCGATTTAAGCCAGGCAAGGAAGTTAAAGGCATTCTTAATGCGATTACGAAGGATCTCCTCAAGGAAGAAGAAGCAAAAAAGAAAAAAAAGGCTTAA